CCGGAAACCTTCACCGTCGACGTCCTCATCCGCACCGGCACCACCCAACGCCGCATCACCGCCACCGGCCAGGACATCTACGCCATCAGCGCCCCACTCGTCGTCGAAGCCACCGACCGCGTCCTCACCGGCCGCACCCGTGTCACCCACGGCGTCGCCTCCGCCGGCACCGCCTTCGACGCCCCCGACTTCCTCCGATCCCTGCACACCCACCTCACCATCCACCACCACAAACCGATTTCCGGTACGCCCACAGCACCGTTCCCGGCCAGCGACAGGGGAACGGCACCGCTCACGCCGTCAACCCGGAATTGACGACGGTGTCTCGGGCGGTCGAGACCAGGGAAGAGGCGGTCCACTTGCCACCCGGCCAGATCGGTTGCGGCTGCCCGGCTCCGGGTAGCCGGGCAGCCGCCTTACCCCGGCCACGCCGATCCCGCGGTGAGTAGGGAAGTGGCCGCCAGGCGGCTCACCGCAACATCGTCAAATCCACCGCACATCGCCTGGAAACGGACGCACATCAACTCCAGCGCAACGCGGTGATGCACAGGCGGACGCATCGGGCCCGGTTCGAACAGCTGTGCGCCGACCGGAGAGCGCAGCCGTCATGGGTGCCGGTGACCATCGGAACGCGCAGACCCGTCTCGTCTCGTCGCGCCGCCGAGACGGTGATCTGCCTGCCTGAGCGCCGACCGCCATCGACTCGTCCGCGGCCCTAAAATATCAGGTCGATAATCTATATTATGTCAACTAGAGCGCGGAGAGGGGTCGCTAACACCGCATTGCCCACCCCCCGCGCTTGTGCGGACCAGCCGGCGGAACTCCAGGGCCAGCACGCAGGAGCGTGGCGTCTGATCGGGCGCCTCCGGCAGTCCCGGGGTCCGCTGCGGCATCCTTCTGCGAGCACTGCGCTCAGGCCACCCGCGCAGGTTTTGAAGGCTGTCCGCACAGGCGTTCGACACAGGCGACGGAGCACTCAGGAGGGTTCTCCTGGAACCGATGCGTGGGCGAATTGGTTCGTGAGCGCCCGTGGAGTGCACGCCGGGCCCGCGTGCTTCACGTATAGGGCTCGGACGGCTTCACGCGCGACGGGGCCGGACGCTTCCCGCGAGGGCTTCCGAGCTTTTCCACAGCAGCGACTTGTCCACAGACCGCCGATCAGCCCGGCGCCTTTTGCGCCACACTGCCTAGCGGGGGCAACCCCCAGGGTTGGGCGGGACTGTGACTGGTTGGCGCGCGGCGTGCCGAAAAATGGTGTGCGCCGCTTGCGCGACAGGGGTGATCAGGAAACCCTCCCCGCTTCCGCGGGTCGGGCACCTCCTGCCTTCCGCCGACTCGCCGCCAACCTCAGGCCAGCCGATCGTGTCGAGCCCTCTTGGGCGCCGCTTGCCCCGGATTCGGGTGAAAGCCTACGCAACTGATCCAGTCGCATGCTAAGGTCCATCCAGGCACAAATGCGGATATATCATGCATAATATCTCTTATGCAGCACGAATCAGCCGCTGAGCCCCCCACCCCCTTGGCCGAGCTCGTCGACGAGTTCTTGGCGGCACGGGCCACCCGCAAGCCTTCGGCGCACACCCTCGCGGCGTACCAGCGGGATTTGACCTTGGTGTTGCGGCTGGTGTCGCCGGTGCCGCTCGCCCCTGCCGACCTCTCCCCCCGGGTGTTGCGGGCGGCGTTCGCGCGGTTCGCCGCGCAGCGGGCGCCGGCGTCGGTGGCGCGGGCGTGGTCGTCGTGGAACGCGTTCTTCACGTTCTTGGTGACGGAGGGTGTTGTGGCGGGGAATCCGATGTCGGCGGTGGACAAGCCGCGGATGGTGGCGCACTCCCCCAAGCCGTTGCGGGGTGAGGATACGCCGGAGCAGTTGTTGCGGGTGGTGTCGCAGGTGGATGAGCGGCAGCGGGATCCGTGGCCGGAGCGGGACGTGCTGGTGCTGGCGTTGGCGTTGTGTGCGGGTTTGCGGTTGTCGGAGTTGTTGGGTTTGCGGGTTGGTTCGGTGTCGGGTCGTGACGGTGAGCGGCGGGTTGAGGTGGCCGGGAAGGGTGGGCGGCCTCGGGTGGTGCCGATCGACAATGGGTTGGACGCGGCGGTGGCGCGGTATGTGGCGAGTCGGCGGGTGCGGTTCGGTCGGGTGGTGCCGTCGGATCCGTTGCTGGTGGATCGGCATGGGGCGCCGTTGCAGCGGGGTGGTTTGCAGTATTTGGTGCGGTCGTGCTTCCGGCGGGCCGGGATTGGTGATCGGGTGCCGCGGGGTGCGCAGTTGCATGCGTTGCGGCATACGTTCGCGACGCGGTTGGCGGAGGACGGGGCGAACGCGTCGGAGATCATGCGGTTGCTGGGGCATGCGTCGTTGGCGACGTCGCAGAATTACATCGAGGTGACGGCGGAGCAGCAGCGGGCAGCGATCGCGTCGAATCGCACCAACCGGGTGTTGCGGGAGTTGGGCTGATTCGGGTGCCGCTCCCCCGCGTTAGGTTGATCGGCATGAGGTTGCGTGAGGATGAGGTGCGGATCGGTGACATCCGCGCGGTCGTGATCGGTCCGGCCGGTGGTGGGGTGTTTCCCGGTGTGCTGTTGTATACGGATATTTTTCAGCTGACCGAGTCGACGTTGCGGTCGGCGCGCCGGTTGGCGTCGGCGGGGTTTGTGGTGTGTGTGCCGGAGATTTATCCGCGGGGTGAGCTGGCGGGGGTGGCGCTGGAGTTCGACGATGCGGGTAAGGCGCGGGGTCTGGCGGGTGCGGCGGCGATGTCGACGGCGCAGTTCGATGCGGATCGGGTGGCTGTTCTGGATTATCTGGAGCGGCGTGCTGAGGTGTCGTCGTTGCTGGTGACCGGGTTTTGTATCGGTGGGCATCTGGCGTTTCGGGCGGCGTTGGATCCGCGGGTGTCGGCGACGGTGTGTTTTTATCCGACGGGTTTGCACAATGGTGCGCTGGGTGCGGATGTCGCGGATTCGCTGGCGCGGGCGGGTGAGATTCGGGGCCGGTTGATGGTGGTGTTCGGGTCGCGGGATCCGCATGTGCCGGCGCAGGCGCGGTTGGCGACGGTTGGTGCGTTGTATGCGGCGGGTCTCGACGATGTGGAGTTGCACGTTTTCGCCGGTGGGGAGCATGCGTTCATGCGGGATGTGGGGGCGCGGCACGATCCGGTGTTGACCGACTTGGCGTTCGCCGAGGCGGTTTCGTTTTTCCGGGGTCGTTGAGCTCGTGTTCTCGTGGGTGCCGTTGGAGACGTCGCGGTTGCGGTTGCGGCGGTTCGAGGCCGCTGACGCGGCGGGGGTGCAGGCCGTGTGGAGCGATCGGGATTTCTTGCGGTTCGCGCCGGTGGGTTTTCGGTACGCGGGGGCGGGTCTCGATCGTGCGGTCGACTGGTGTTCGCGGGGTGTGGACGGGTTGGCGGGGGTGTCGCGCGAGGATGGCCGGTTGGCGTGTCATGTGGGGTTGTTCAACGCGGATTGGTCGGCGATGACCGCGGAGATCCATTATTGGACGGCGGGGTGGGCGCGGGGCCGGGGTTTCGCGGTGGAGGCGGCGGTCGCGGTGAGCCGGTGGGCGTTGACGTCGGAGGGGCTGCATCGGGTGACGTTGCAGGTGGATACCCGTAATGAGGCGTCGGTGCGGGTGGCGTCGCGGGCCGGGTTCCGGTTCGAGGGTGTGTTGCGTAATGCGTCGTGGACCCGGTCGGGGCGTGGTGATCTGGCGGTGTACAGCCTGATCCCGGCGGACTTGGTGGGGTCGGCCGGTTAGTGGTAGGCGCGGAAGGCGCGCATCAGGTAGCCGGGCATGGTGAGTTTTTCGGCGTTGACTTCGGCGGTGATCTGGACGTCTTTGATGGTGATGTCGGTCCAGGTGGGTTCGGGGAACCATTGGGTGAGGTGCTCGCGGGTGATGGTCCAGGTGTCGCCGGCGGCGGCGGAGATGGCCAGGACGTAGAGCATGGTGCCGGGTTCGGCGAGGCCGGGTAGCTGGGCGAGGTAGGCGTCGAGGCCGCCGAAGCGGTGCAGGTTGTGCAGCAGGCCGCAGTCGATGATGGTGTCGAACGGCGCGTTGGGCAGGTTGAGCTGGGTGGCGTCCTGGACTTCGAAGGTGGCGGTGAGGCCGGTGGCTTTGGCGCGGGCGCGTTCGATGGCCACGGGTGAGATGTCGATGCCGGTGACGTGGTATCCGCGGCGGGCCAGGGCGAGGGAGAGGTCGCCGGTGCCGCAGCCGAGGTCGAGGACTTTGGGGCCGCGGATGCCGAAGTCGAGCAGGGCGGTGAGTGCGGGTTGTGGTTTGCCGATGTCCCAGGGTGCGGTGCCGGTGCGGTAGGCCTCGTCGTAGTCGATCATTTCTCCCCCAGAGCCGGTCGGCGTGCTGCGACCCTATCGTGCCGGTGCCGGTGCCGGTGGGGGTGTTGGCGGGTTTGAGGCTTTGTTCGGCGAAACCCGGGTTTCGTCGCGGGAAGTCTCAACGCTTAGAGGCCGAGTCCGTTCAGGATGCGGTGGATTGTCTCGGCTGTTCCGCCGGTGCTCTTGGCCGGTCCGTCGGCGGCCAGGATGTGGTCGCCGGCGATCAGCCGCATCAGTGCGTCGACGTGTTCGATCACGTCCTGCCGGTCGGCGTCGGCTGCCGCGGCTCGCAGTTGCAGGGAGAGTTTCAGCAGTGTGGCGGTGTGCTCCCCCACCTGGTTGGTGCGTTCGGGTCCCATGTTCGCAGAGTAGGGAGGGAACGCCAGGGGGCCGCAACGCGGACCGCGAATCGGGGTTCGGCTCTGTTGCGCGGGGTGTGACCCGGGCCGGTTGTCAGGGGATGCGTTCGGCGAGGGAGACGATGATGCCTTCGGGGCCGCGCAGGTAGGCCATCCGCCAGGTGTTCTCGTATTCGCCGATGCCGCCGACCAGGGTGTAGCCGGCGCTCGCCGCCCAGTCGACGGTGGCTCGCAGGTCGTCGACTTCGAAGCACACGTTGCGCAGGCCGAGTTCGTTGGCCATGGCGGTCGGTGAGCCGGGTACGGAGTCGGGGCGGACGAAGCGGGAGAGTTCCAGGCGGGCGCCGTTGTCGGGGGCTTTCAGCATGACGATCTCGGTGCGTGAGCCGGGGATGCCGCAGACGGTGTCCAGGAAGGCGCCTTCGACGAACATCCGGCCTTCCACCCGCAGGCCGAGTGCCACGAAGAAGGCGGTGGCGGTGTCGAGGTCGGCGACGGTGATGCCGACATGGTCGAAGCGTCGTACGTGGGTCATGGGCGGTGCTCCCGTCGTCGTGCCGGGCCGGTGACTGGCAGGGTACCGGGGGTTGCTGCCCGGGCCGGGCGACGCCGCCGTGCCGGTGGTCGCGGCGGTGGGCCGGGTGGACGGTCGAGGTGTCCAGGCCGGTGGGTGTCTTCTCCCCAGGTGGCGCTCCCCCGTATCGGTGGGTTCGAACGGGTTCCGACGGTACCGCCGTCGCGCGGTGGGTAGTCCTTCTGCGCGGACGTGGCCGTGGGAGGGTGGTGGGTGATGGAGTTGCTGGCCCGGGCGATGTGGGGGCCTGCCGCGCCGGGGTTGCGGGTGTTGCCGTCGTCGGCGGCGGAGCTGTTGACGGCGTTGCGGGCGCCGGCGCGGCTGGGTGCGCATTTGCGGGCGGTGCACGATGTGGCGTGGCGGTTGACCGGCTGGCTGGGTGGGGCGTATCCGGGGTTGCGGTTCGACCGGCGGGCGGTGCTGTTCGGGGCGGCCACTCACGACATCGGCAAGGTGCTGCATCCGGAGGAGTTGTCGGGGCCGGGGTCGCGGCATGAGGATGCCGGCCGGTGGCTGCTGCTGGCGGCCGGGGTGGATCCGCGGTTGGCGCGGTTCGCCGGTAGCCACGGCAGGTGGGATGCGCCGGGGGCGCGGCTGGAGGATCTGCTGGTCGCCGTGGCGGACAAGGTGTGGAAGGCGAACCGGGTGCCGGATCTGGAGTACCTGGTGGTGCAGCGGCTGGTCGTGGTGTCCGGGCAGGAGCCGTGGACGGCGTTCCTGACGCTGGACGGTCAGCTGGACGCGCTGGCGGCCGGGGCGGGCGGGCGGTTGGCGTACCAGAACGGGTTTCCGATCGCCGTCGGGTGACGGCCATGCCGCGCGCCTCGGTGGTCCATCCCGGGCACGGGGTTGTGGTGTGCCCCGGCCACCTGCCGGAATACCTCGGCCGGTTGGTTCTCGCCGGCAAGGCTGTGAAAGTTCACCGGGCCTGGCCGGGCCGGCTCGACAGGTCAGGCATGTCGATGAGTATGCGCTGCGCCATGATCGGGGTCGTGGTCACGGGTCGAGGGCCTCGATGACCGGCTTGCGGGCGTGTTCGTAGATGACCGAGCTGCGGAACCCGATGATCTCGCGGCGGCCGCTGAACTTGTCCATCAGGAAGCCGTGCAGATGAGCCACGATCGCCGCATCAAGTTCGTCCACGACCGGCGTTATCGCCGAGCTGGCGAACGAGGTTCGGAATCGGGCCGGGCAAGCCGCCGGTGTGGCTAGCGTCGCCGCATGGAGCACGAACATGTCGTCACCCGCCGCGGTGAGCGCTGCGGCCTGCCGATCACCATCGCCGTGCACAGCACCGTGCGCGGCCGTTCCGCCGGCGGCTGCCGGATCGCCCACTACCCGCACTGGCGCGACGCGGTCACCGACGCGCTGCGCCTGTCGGCGGCGATGACCGGTAAGTGCGCGGTCGCCGGGCTGCCGCTCGGCGGCGCCAAGACCGTGGTGGCGCTGCCCCCGGCGTACGAGCTGGGTGCCGCGACCCGCCGCGATCTGCTGCATGACGTCGGTGACCTGATCGCCTCCCTGGACGGTCGCTATGCGACCGGGCCGGACGTGGGCAGCGGGCCGGACGACATGGCGGTGATCGCCGAGCGCACCCCGCACGTGTTCTGCCGGCCGCGCTCGGCCGGTGGCAGCGGCGACTCGTCGCCGCACACCGCGCTCGGCGTGCTGGCCGCCCTGCGCGCCGTCTGCGCCGACCGGTTCGGCTGCGCCGAGCTGGGCGGGCGCAGCTTCGCGGTGCTCGGCGCCGGCCGGGTCGGCGGGCATCTGCTCGACCTGCTCGCCGCCACCGGGGCGACGATCCGTGCCGCGGACACCGACCCGGCCCGGCGCCGGCCCGGCGTCACCTGGCTCAGCCCCGAGCGCCGGTCGACGTGCTGATTCCGGCCGCGCTGGGCGGGCTGCTCACCGCGGCGTCGGTGCCCCGGCTGCGCTGCGCCGCGGTCGCCGGGCCGGCCAACAACCAGCTGGACCGGCCGCAGACCGCCGGCCTGCTGCACGAGCGCGGCATCCTGTGGGCGCCGGACATCGTGGTCGGTGCCGGCGGGCTGATCCACGCCACCGCGATCGAGCTGCTGCACGAGGCCCCCGAGCGGGCCGGCGAGCGGGTCGAGGCGATCGGCGACACCCTCGCGGCGATCCTGGCACGTGCCCGGGCCGCCGGGATCGCCCCGGCCGCCGCCGTACGCTAGATCGCCATGGATGTGCAGCTGCGACCCGTACACAAAAATGATCTTGATTTGCTGGCCCGGTTCGATGTGGAGCCGGGACTGATCGGCCCGAACTGGTACGGGTTTCGGGACGCTGCCCGGCACCGGCGGCGCTTCGAGGCCGACGGCTGGCTCGGTGACGAGGACGGCCAGCTGATCGTGACCGCCGACGGGGAACCGGCCGGGTTCGTCGGGTGGCGCCCGGCCGGGTTCGGCGCCGGCCGTTACCGTACCATCGGCGTGGTGCTGCTGCCCGAGTGGCGGGGCCGGCGGATCGGGACCCGCGCGCAGCTGTTGCTGTGCCGCTACCTGTTCGCGCACACCAGCGTGCACCGCATCGAGGCCGGCACCCAGCCGGAGAACGTGGCCGAGCAGCGGGCCCTGCGGCGGCTGGGGTTCCAGCGCGAGGGCCTGCTGCGCGGCGCCGAGTTCCGCGACGGCGCCTGGTGCGACATCGTGGTGTTCGGGCTGCTGCGCGGCGAGCTGGCGGACGACGTGGCGTGACGCTCGGTCGGTCGCCGGTCGGGAAGGCCGGCCGGGAAGGCCGGTCGGTGCCGCCCCGGGCGATACTGGGCCGATGGACAGCCCGCCGCTGCGGTTCGCCCGCACCGAGGACGGCGTGACCCTGGGCTACCAGATGTTCGGCAGCGGCCCGGTCCTGGTGTGGATGCCGTCGCTGAGCAACATCGTCGCCCAGTGGCGGATCCCGGCGATCCGCGCCGCCTACCAGGCGCTGGCCCGGCAGGTGACGCTGGTGCTCTACGACGGCCGCGGCACCGGCAGCTCCGACCGGCGCATCGATCTCGGCGACCTCGGGGTGCCCGCGCACCTGCGGGACCTGCACGCCGTCCTGGACCACGCCGGGATCGCCCGGGCGTCGCTGCTGGGCTATTACCACGCGACGGCCACCGCGATCGCGTTCGCGGCCCGCCGGCCCGAGCGGGTCGACCGGCTGGTGCTCTTCGGCGGCGCGCCGCGGATGCGTGAGGCGATGCTGCCCGCCCAGACGCAGGCGCTGCTGTCGCTGATCGAGCAGGACTGGGACCTGTTCGCCGACGCCGCCGCCGCGGCCTGGCTGGGCTGGGACACGGGCCCGTCGAACCGGTGGACCGCCGAGGCGTTCCGGACCGCCACCACCGCGCCGGTCGCCAAGGCCTGGTTCGCCGCCGCCGAACGCATCGACGTGACCGGCGACCTGCCCCGGGTGCGCGCGCCGGCGCTGGTGCTGCACCGGCAGGGCCACCAGCAGATCCCGGTCGAGGTGTTCCGCCGGCTCGCCGCCGCCCTGCCCGACGCCCGCCTGGTCGAGCTGCCCGGCAGCACGCCGACGCTGTTCCTGGAGGACCCGGCCGCCGACCTGGGCCTGGTGACCGGGTTCCTGACCACCGGCACGGTCACCGCGGTGGCCGCTCGCAGCACCGGCACCGACACCCGGGTGGCCGGCCATCCGCTGACACCCCGGGAACGGCAGGTGCTCGGGCTGCTGCCCGACGGCGACTCCAACGCCGAGCTCGCCCGCCGGCTGGGGATCGCCGTGCACACCGTGGAACGGCACCTGGCCAGCATCTACCGCAAGATCGGCGCGCGTGGCCGGGCCGACGCGGTCGCCTACGCCCTGCGCCGGGTAACGGATTTCCGTCATCCGTCGTGACGGCCGCCGGTGATGCGCCGCCCCGGCCGCGCGCGCCACCATCGGCGGCATGAGTGTTTCCGCAGTCCCTGACAACACCTCGTGGCGTGTCGCCCGGGCCACCGCACCCGCCGTGCGGGTCCTGGCCGGGCGCCGGTTCTTCCCGCTGTGGGCGGTCGTGCAGCACCGGGGCCGGGTGTCCGGGCGGGCCCTGAGCGTGCCGGTCGCGGTGGTCGCCACCCCGGACGTCATCGTGATCAACCTGCCGTGGGGTGCGCGCACCAACTGGGTTCGCAACGTGCTCGCCGCCGGCTCGTGCACGCTGCGCTGGAAGGGCCGCACCCACCAGCTGGACCGCCCCGAGATCATCGGTGCGGCGGCGGCCCGCCCGTACTACTCGCCCGTGGCGTGGCGGCTGGCCCGCACCCTGTTCCCCGCCGACGCCTGGCTGCTGCTGCACCGCGTCCCAAGAGCAAAACCGGTTTCCGGTACGCGATGAGCACCCGCCCGCCCTCGCCGGCGCGCCCCGAGCCGTCACCGCTCAGGCGAGCATCACCCGGCGCAGCAGCGTGCGGTGCCGGGCGATCCACGAGGCGCTGCGCGCCCGCCAGGTGATCCCCCACAGGATCGGATAGCCGTCGGCGCCGACCGCCGCGGTGCTGTCGATGCGCACGGCCGCGTCGACCGCCTCGTGGCGGGCGCTGTGGATCGCGACGTCGGCGAGCCGGTCGACGAGCTCGTCGCGGGCGGCGCGGGGCAGGCCGTACCCGTCGGCGATGGCCCGGGCGTGCCGGGCCCGGGTGGGCGCGTCGGGCAGGTTCTGCAGCTCGGCGACGTCGTCGTCGACGAGGTGGGCGTTCAACCAGACGGTCTGGGCGAGCTCCCAGAGGCGGTCCACCGGCCCGGCGAACTCCCAGTCGATGAACGCCCGCGGCCGCCCGTGCTCGCCGACGATGTTCCACGGGGCGGTGTCGCCGTGACCGATCACCACGTCGTCGCCGCCGAGCTCACGCAGCCAGTGCGGCTGCCACGCGGCGCCGGCCGGTGGCGTGAACGTGGCGGTGGCGTCGTGCAGGCCACGCAGCAGCGTCCCGACTCCGGCCACCGCCTCGTCCGGCCAGGCGTGCGGGTGCGCGGACCGGCCCGGCACGAAGGTGCAGCCGTCCCCGGCCACCCGCGGCGCCCCGCCGAAACCGGCCCGCTCCAGGTGCCTGAGCAGGGCGAATATCGTGGGAGTCCAGGGCCCGGGGCGCTTGCGGACGACACCGTCGCGCAGGACCGCGTCCGCGGCGTGCCCGCCGGAACCCCACGTGCTCAGCTGCTCGGACGATGCCATCGGGTGCCCTCCGTCGCCGGTCGGCGTGCCTGGCAGAGGTCGAGCATCACCGCGCGCAGCCCGGGCCGCAAGCAGGTTGTGCCCGCGCCGGTGCGCGTCCCGGGAAGCCGCCTGCCGCTCGATGGCGTGGTTGCCGGGCCGGGGCCGGCAACCATCCGCGCCGGTCGGCGACGCCGTGGGCACGGCAGGCCGTGTCTGATTTCTCGGTTTCCTGCCGTTTAGGGGTACTCTCTGAAGGAGGTGCTCTGCTTGTGGACTTGCCATTCACCGCGATCGCGACTGCGGCCCGGGGTGGGATGGCAAGGCCCGGCCGGTTGGCCGGGTCCGCCTGAGGTGAGGCGGGGCGGGTAATCATGGTCGTTCTCCATCCCCTGATCTCCGCTGTCCAGGGCGACGGCTTCGTCGCCGCGCTGCTGGACAGCGTGCAGGCGGGGGTGCTGGTCTGCGACAACGACGGTCAGGCGCTGCTGTTCAACCAGGAGTTGCGCCGGATCCACGCGATACCCGACACCGCCTCGCCGCACGAGGCGATGACCATCGCCGTGGGCCGGCTGTACCACCTCGACGGCACCCCGATGCCATCGCAGGACCTGGCCATCACCCGAGCGCTGCACGGCCGGCACATCCGTGACGGGCAAGCGCTGCTGCTCGTGCCCGGCCTGCCGGAGCGCTACCTGCATGTCAACAGCCAGCCGATCGTCGCCGCCGACGGCTGCCAGAGCGGGGCCGTGGCCACCGTCATGGACGTCACCGTCCGGCGACGCGCGCAGCGTTTCCGCGACTGCGAGATACAGGTCGCGGACATTCTGGCCCGCTGCGACACGGTCCCCGAGGCGGTATCGGGTCTGCTGCGAGCGGTCGCCGCGGCATTGGACTGGCCCTATCTGGCGCTGTGGCTGGCCGACGAGGTCAGCGACAGCCTGCTCCCGGCCGGGGACTATGCCGCCGCCGGCCACGAGGATCTGACCGGCCTGCTGCCGCAGCGGATCGGCAGGCACGACCGTGGGCTGGGCCGGGTGTGGACCACCGGGCAACCACTCTGGATTCCCAGCCTCGCCGACATAGACCCGGCTCGCCTGCACACGCCCGGCGCGCCGGCCTTCATCCGAGCATGCGCCGCACGGGGACTGCGGACACTGGCCGCCGTGCCGGTGCCTTGCGGGGACACCACCGTCGGCGTGTTCAGCGGTGTGGCGCAGGCCGCCGAGCATGACAGGTTTCTGCTCACCGGCCTGCTCGACGCGGTCGCCGACCGGTTCGGGTACTACCTGTCGCGCCGCCACGCCGTCCAGCTCGCCCGGCAACTGGACCACGCCAAGAACGACCTGGTGGCCCTGGCCGGCCATGAACTGCGCACCCCGCTGACCTCGATCACCTCCTACACCCAGATGCTGCTCGACGACCCCAGCCCGGACCCGGCCGACGACCGGCGGTATCTGCAAGCGATCGACCGTAACGCCGCGAGGCTACGGGCCCTGGTCGACGACCTGCTCGACCTGGCCGCCCTCGACGCCGGGCACCTGCCCCTGGCCGACACTGTCGTCGACCTGTCCGCACTCGCCACGACAGCGTGCTCCGACCATCAGCCGGCAGCCGCCGTCACCGGGATCAGGCTGCGGTGCGACCTGCACCCGCGGGTCACCGTGACCGGTGACCCCGGCCGGCTCCGCCAGCTCACCGACCGGCTGATCACCCACGCCATCACCGCCAGCCCGGCCGGCGGGCACATCCACGTCACTCTCGGCCTCGTCGACGGTGCCGCCGCACTCACCATCACCCATCCGCGGCGCGACGACGACCCGGTCGATCTGTATCAGCGGCTGTCGGACACCAACACCACCGGCC
This window of the Actinoplanes oblitus genome carries:
- a CDS encoding response regulator; this encodes MVVLHPLISAVQGDGFVAALLDSVQAGVLVCDNDGQALLFNQELRRIHAIPDTASPHEAMTIAVGRLYHLDGTPMPSQDLAITRALHGRHIRDGQALLLVPGLPERYLHVNSQPIVAADGCQSGAVATVMDVTVRRRAQRFRDCEIQVADILARCDTVPEAVSGLLRAVAAALDWPYLALWLADEVSDSLLPAGDYAAAGHEDLTGLLPQRIGRHDRGLGRVWTTGQPLWIPSLADIDPARLHTPGAPAFIRACAARGLRTLAAVPVPCGDTTVGVFSGVAQAAEHDRFLLTGLLDAVADRFGYYLSRRHAVQLARQLDHAKNDLVALAGHELRTPLTSITSYTQMLLDDPSPDPADDRRYLQAIDRNAARLRALVDDLLDLAALDAGHLPLADTVVDLSALATTACSDHQPAAAVTGIRLRCDLHPRVTVTGDPGRLRQLTDRLITHAITASPAGGHIHVTLGLVDGAAALTITHPRRDDDPVDLYQRLSDTNTTGLATTGGASTLALTRIIAELHHGTITVHPDQSGTATITVRLPADCPATSEPAKEGIMPTILIGENVPDIADVLKRLFTRAGYQTRVAGTGDLTLASALADLPDLVVMNPSLPGINGLDICRKLRAEPTTEHLPIILLSVRHYPAEQAAAREAGADDYIGKPFDNNDLLARVHHLLQRPTTSA